The following proteins are co-located in the Acidobacteriota bacterium genome:
- a CDS encoding OmpA family protein — protein MMRRHTVLIAVLAAAVLAGQGCVTKKLFRKNVEENDTRVGTVESSVEANQRRIGDLKTETDQKISDLEGETAKARQAGEQAMGRADTAYEVAERAERGRLLWSVTLTDDSVRFTFGEASIPSEAAAVLDDLASNIKDYGKAVYIEIEGHTDATGDEAWNVSLGEKRAMAVRNYLASHGNIPLHAMNTISMGESQPVADNSTSAGRAQNRRVVVRVLE, from the coding sequence ATGATGCGTCGACATACCGTCCTGATCGCCGTCCTTGCCGCTGCAGTGCTGGCGGGGCAGGGCTGCGTGACGAAAAAACTATTCAGAAAGAACGTCGAAGAGAACGACACCCGCGTCGGCACTGTCGAGAGCAGCGTCGAGGCCAACCAACGACGGATTGGCGACCTGAAGACGGAGACTGATCAGAAGATCAGCGACCTCGAGGGCGAGACCGCGAAGGCTCGTCAGGCCGGTGAGCAGGCGATGGGTCGTGCCGATACGGCGTACGAAGTTGCCGAGCGTGCGGAACGCGGTCGCTTGCTCTGGAGCGTGACGTTGACGGATGACAGTGTCCGTTTCACGTTTGGCGAAGCTTCGATCCCCAGCGAGGCCGCCGCGGTGCTCGATGACCTCGCGTCGAACATCAAGGATTACGGCAAGGCCGTCTACATCGAGATCGAGGGTCATACCGACGCGACAGGTGACGAGGCGTGGAACGTGAGCCTCGGCGAGAAGCGGGCCATGGCCGTTCGCAACTACCTCGCCAGCCACGGTAATATTCCGCTTCATGCGATGAACACGATCTCGATGGGCGAGTCCCAGCCGGTCGCGGATAACTCGACGTCCGCAGGTCGAGCACAGAATCGTCGCGTCGTGGTTCGAGTTCTCGAATAG